In Gossypium arboreum isolate Shixiya-1 chromosome 5, ASM2569848v2, whole genome shotgun sequence, a single genomic region encodes these proteins:
- the LOC108472735 gene encoding cytochrome P450 CYP82D47-like, which translates to MDFDFLLPYLNSNIAGVFAILLSFFLVISRSRKSLKDRKPPEAAGGWPLIGHLHVLAGSKLPYLALGELADKYGPIFSIRIGLHPAVVVTSSELAKEIFIKYDVVVSSRPKLTVGKLLGHNYANFGFCPYGAYWREMRKITALELMSNRRLELLKHIRASEVESSVKELYELWAKKKVESTHVLVEMKQWVGNLNLNVILRMIAGKRFFGAVVASDEKEAGSCRKAMREFFHFSGLFVVRDAIPFLGWLDLGGHEKAVKKTAKGLDSIMEEWLEEHRMKKESVGEEDKGDHDFIDVLLSVLQGLDLSGYDVDTVIKATALTLLVGGTDTVTVTITWTLALLLNNRHALEKAQEELDTQIGKGRLVNESDINKLVYLQAIVKESLRLYPAGPLAGAREFDEDCTVGGYFVPRGTRLIVNIWKLQRDPGVWSDSLEFKPERFLTSHQDIDVKGQHFEFIPFGAGRRLCPGISFGPQMTQLVLDTFLHGFHILTPANGTVDMTGSPGLTNIKATPLEILLKPRLSPSLY; encoded by the exons ATGGATTTTGATTTCCTCCTTCCCTACCTAAACAGTAACATTGCAGGAGTCTTTGCTATACTGCTCTCCTTTTTCCTGGTAATTAGCCGGTCTAGAAAGTCTTTGAAGGATCGGAAACCACCAGAAGCTGCCGGTGGATGGCCTTTAATCGGTCATCTCCATGTTCTAGCAGGATCCAAGCTTCCATACTTGGCACTGGGAGAGTTAGCCGATAAGTATGGACCGATATTTTCCATCCGGATCGGGTTACACCCAGCTGTGGTGGTCACCAGTTCGGAGCTGGCCAAggaaatttttatcaaatatgaTGTAGTAGTGTCCTCACGGCCCAAACTTACTGTCGGCAAGCTCCTGGGCCATAACTATGCCAACTTTGGTTTCTGCCCTTATGGTGCATACTGGCGTGAAATGCGCAAAATAACAGCCTTGGAGCTTATGTCAAACCGGAGGCTTGAGCTTTTGAAACACATTAGAGCCTCTGAAGTGGAAAGCTCGGTGAAAGAGCTGTACGAGCTATGGGCGAAGAAGAAAGTTGAGTCAACCCATGTTTTGGTTGAGATGAAACAATGGGTCGGGAACTTAAACCTGAACGTGATTCTTAGGATGATTGCAGGGAAGAGGTTTTTTGGTGCTGTTGTGGCTAGCGATGAGAAAGAGGCAGGGAGTTGCAGGAAGGCCATGAGGGAATTTTTTCATTTCTCAGGGTTGTTTGTAGTAAGGGATGCGATCCCTTTCCTTGGGTGGTTAGACTTGGGCGGCCATGAGAAGGCCGTGAAGAAAACTGCAAAGGGATTGGATAGTATCATGGAAGAATGGTTAGAGGAGCATCGCATGAAAAAGGAATCTGTTGGCGAGGAGGATAAGGGAGATCATGACTTCATTGATGTGCTGCTCTCTGTTCTTCAGGGTTTGGACCTCTCAGGATATGATGTTGATACTGTCATTAAAGCAACCGCCCTG ACATTGCTTGTAGGGGGCACAGATACCGTAACAGTGACGATAACTTGGACACTTGCACTATTGCTGAATAACCGCCATGCTTTGGAAAAGGCTCAAGAGGAATTGGACACACAGATTGGCAAGGGAAGACTAGTAAATGAATCGGATATCAATAAGCTGGTGTATCTCCAAGCCATTGTGAAGGAATCATTACGCTTGTACCCTGCTGGACCACTGGCTGGTGCACGCGAATTCGATGAAGACTGCACCGTGGGTGGCTACTTCGTGCCTAGAGGCACCCGATTGATAGTAAACATTTGGAAGCTACAAAGGGATCCAGGAGTATGGTCCGATTCCTTAGAGTTCAAGCCTGAGAGGTTTCTGACCAGCCACCAGGACATTGATGTTAAGGGTCAGCATTTCGAGTTCATTCCATTTGGTGCAGGTAGAAGGTTGTGCCCAGGGATAAGCTTTGGCCCGCAAATGACACAGCTGGTCCTGGACACCTTCCTCCATGGGTTCCACATCTTGACTCCAGCAAATGGAACTGTTGACATGACTGGGAGTCCAGGTCTAACAAACATCAAAGCCACCCCACTTGAAATTCTCCTCAAGCCACGCTTATCTCCTAGTCTTTATTAA
- the LOC108471489 gene encoding xanthotoxin 5-hydroxylase CYP82C4-like, whose translation MNSLSLRYTTMDPFFQLTAVAIFLSIVFYKVLLGREKSNAGSSKRMAPEPEGAWPILGHLHLLGGSDQLLYRTLGAMADKHGPAFTIRLGARRAFVVSSWEVVKECFTINDKALASRPTTVAAKHMGYNYAVFGFAPYTPFWREMRKIATLELLSNRRLEMLKHVRISEVEMGIRELYNLCYHNGSIPILVELKQWFEDLTLNVVVRMVAGKRYFGASAVCDDGEARRCQKAISQFFHLIGIFVVSDALPFLWWLDMQGHEKAMKKTAKELDDLLEGWLKEHRQRRISGGIKAEGDQDFIDVMLSLQEEGGLSNFQYDADTSIKSTCLALILGGSDTTAGTLTWAISLLLNNREMLRKAQDELDLYVGKERPVDESDIKNLVYLQAIIKETLRLYPAGPLLGPREAMNDCTVSGYHIPAGTRLVVNVWKIQRDPRVWPNPSAFAPERFLTSHADIDVRGQQFELIPFGSGRRSCPGASFALQVLHLTLARFLHAFELSTLLDQPVDMTESPGLTIPKATPLDVLLKPRLPTKVYAS comes from the exons ATGAATTCTTTATCGTTGAGGTACACAACAATGGATCCTTTTTTCCAATTAACTGCCGTTGCTATCTTTCTCTCAATCGTTTTCTACAAAGTATTGCTTGGAAGGGAAAAGAGCAATGCAGGAAGTAGTAAACGTATGGCCCCTGAACCAGAAGGTGCATGGCCAATTCTTGGCCACCTCCACCTATTGGGCGGCAGCGATCAGCTACTGTACCGAACACTTGGAGCAATGGCTGATAAGCATGGACCTGCATTTACAATCCGACTAGGCGCACGCCGTGCGTTTGTGGTTAGCAGCTGGGAAGTGGTAAAGGAATGCTTCACCATTAATGATAAAGCACTAGCTTCACGTCCTACCACAGTAGCTGCAAAGCACATGGGTTACAACTACGCTGTGTTTGGATTTGCACCTTACACCCCATTCTGGCGTGAGATGAGAAAAATTGCAACGCTCGAACTCCTCTCGAACCGCAGGCTCGAGATGCTCAAGCACGTTCGCATTTCTGAAGTTGAGATGGGGATAAGAGAACTATACAATTTATGCTATCACAATGGCTCCATTCCTATACTTGTTGAACTTAAACAGTGGTTTGAAGACCTCACACTTAATGTAGTTGTTCGAATGGTGGCTGGAAAACGTTATTTCGGTGCTTCCGCTGTCTGTGACGATGGCGAGGCAAGAAGGTGTCAAAAGGCGATAAGCCAGTTCTTCCATTTAATTGGCATTTTTGTTGTTTCAGATGCACTTCCATTCCTTTGGTGGCTGGATATGCAGGGGCATGAGAAGGCAATGAAAAAGACGGCCAAGGAATTGGATGATCTACTTGAAGGCTGGCTTAAGGAGCATCGTCAGAGAAGGATTTCTGGTGGAATCAAGGCTGAAGGGGACCAGGACTTCATTGATGTAATGCTGTCCCTTCAAGAGGAAGGTGGACTCTCAAATTTTCAGTATGATGCTGATACAAGCATTAAGTCAACCTGCCTG GCATTGATCCTTGGTGGCAGTGATACGACAGCGGGGACATTGACATGGGCCATTTCGTTGCTGTTGAATAATCGTGAGATGTTGAGGAAGGCTCAGGATGAATTAGATCTCTATGTTGGCAAGGAAAGGCCAGTGGATGAGTCTGATATAAAAAATCTTGTGTATCTTCAAGCCATCATCAAAGAGACCCTACGCCTTTATCCAGCCGGTCCTCTGTTGGGACCCCGGGAAGCCATGAACGACTGCACCGTTTCCGGCTACCATATCCCAGCCGGCACACGTTTGGTCGTAAATGTATGGAAAATTCAAAGAGATCCAAGGGTATGGCCAAATCCATCAGCATTTGCACCAGAGAGGTTTCTCACAAGCCATGCAGATATCGATGTTAGAGGTCAACAGTTTGAGCTCATTCCATTTGGCTCAGGAAGACGTTCATGCCCTGGAGCATCATTTGCTCTCCAAGTTCTGCATCTCACACTTGCTCGTTTTCTTCATGCATTTGAACTGTCAACTCTCTTGGATCAACCTGTTGATATGACAGAGAGTCCTGGTTTAACCATTCCAAAAGCCACCCCACTGGATGTTCTACTTAAGCCACGTCTCCCTACTAAGGTCTATGCATCATAA